A window of Aquitalea denitrificans contains these coding sequences:
- a CDS encoding FTR1 family iron permease — protein MGQVLFIVWRESVEALLVVGILNAWMNQNPQGRAGKPYLWGGVALGIALAVLLAVALFSASTLMAGSQDVFQTVMEFMASGLIVQMVLWMREHGRTLKKELESGLADNASSANWWGVTTLVAIAVAREGSETVVFLYGMLGSADGQTLLNMSGAALMGLGLAFLTFYILQLGGKVLSWRLFFRVTEIMLLLLGASLFLAAVEKLISMEILPALIDPLWDSSALLDDATPAGGVVASLTGYRAHPALMSLLAYLSFWAGVFGLFFWRKRRQAV, from the coding sequence ATGGGTCAGGTATTGTTCATTGTCTGGCGCGAAAGCGTGGAAGCCTTGCTGGTGGTGGGCATTCTTAATGCCTGGATGAACCAGAACCCGCAAGGCCGTGCCGGTAAACCCTATTTGTGGGGTGGCGTGGCACTGGGTATTGCACTGGCGGTATTGCTGGCGGTGGCGCTGTTTTCCGCCAGTACCCTGATGGCCGGCTCGCAGGATGTGTTCCAGACCGTGATGGAGTTCATGGCCTCCGGCCTGATCGTGCAGATGGTGTTGTGGATGCGCGAACATGGCCGCACGCTGAAAAAAGAGCTGGAATCCGGCCTGGCCGATAATGCCAGCAGTGCCAACTGGTGGGGCGTTACCACGCTGGTGGCGATTGCGGTGGCGCGCGAAGGCAGCGAGACGGTAGTGTTTCTGTACGGCATGCTGGGCAGTGCCGACGGCCAGACCCTGCTCAATATGAGCGGCGCGGCGCTGATGGGCCTGGGGCTGGCTTTCCTTACCTTCTATATATTGCAACTGGGCGGCAAGGTGCTGTCCTGGCGCTTGTTCTTCCGCGTGACCGAAATCATGCTGCTGCTGCTGGGTGCGTCCTTGTTCCTGGCTGCGGTGGAAAAGCTGATTTCCATGGAAATCCTGCCCGCGCTGATCGACCCCTTGTGGGACAGCTCAGCCTTGCTGGATGACGCTACACCCGCCGGTGGGGTAGTGGCTTCGCTCACCGGTTATCGCGCCCATCCGGCGCTGATGAGCCTGCTGGCCTATCTGTCGTTCTGGGCTGGCGTGTTTGGCCTGTTCTTCTGGCGCAAGCGCCGTCAGGCCGTATGA
- a CDS encoding cupredoxin domain-containing protein gives MKVAMFLAAALLSMSALADDMPTYKLEMKDGVLKPARLQVPVNTKFRLEVSNTGKTPAEFESTQLRKEKVLAPGVTSSVVILPLVAGEYKFFDDFHMATAQGVIVAK, from the coding sequence ATGAAAGTTGCGATGTTTCTGGCGGCAGCACTGCTGTCGATGTCGGCGCTGGCTGACGACATGCCCACCTACAAGCTGGAAATGAAGGACGGCGTACTTAAGCCGGCCCGCCTGCAGGTGCCGGTAAATACCAAGTTCCGCCTGGAAGTGAGCAATACCGGCAAGACGCCGGCCGAGTTTGAAAGCACCCAGCTGCGCAAGGAAAAGGTATTGGCACCGGGGGTGACTTCCTCGGTGGTGATCCTGCCGCTGGTGGCGGGCGAGTACAAGTTTTTCGATGATTTCCACATGGCAACCGCACAGGGCGTGATTGTTGCCAAGTAA
- a CDS encoding 4Fe-4S binding protein: protein MKPLADHRRRPELVRPLAGGCGGHAPAGNGRLAVVGNWLRDHAGTLRLLQWLVVLVYAALLLIPAWLPLPGDSARIVNNLTIFAQFVFWGIWWPFVLLSMVLFGRLWCGVLCPEGALSEWAAKKGLGRPIPRWMRWDGWPFVAFALTTLYGQLVSVYQYPKAALLVLGGSTVAAIAIGLVYTRGKRAWCRHLCPVNGVFSLLSKLAPMHYKVDEQRWQESARQSGVIRIQAVDCAPLQPLRHMQGGSGCHMCGRCSGHRDAISLSLRSPAEEVVKVAAKEATVWQTLLIVYGLLGIAMGGFHWTASPWFVDMKQAAAEWLVDHDIMWPLDTNAPWWLLTHYPDHNDVFSWLDGMAIIAYMLGTALVIGSGLLLALSCAVRLAGAWRSQRLHHLAQSLIPLAGIGVFLGLSALTVTLLKAEGIATGWANDLRLGLLLLANVWSLWLAAGIVRQWQAGWRTLPALACLLAGMALVDAAWGFMFWWW from the coding sequence ATGAAACCGCTTGCCGATCATCGTCGCCGGCCCGAGCTGGTGCGCCCGCTGGCTGGCGGTTGCGGCGGCCATGCGCCAGCCGGCAATGGCCGCCTGGCCGTGGTGGGCAACTGGCTGCGCGACCATGCCGGCACCCTGCGCCTGCTGCAATGGCTGGTGGTGCTGGTGTATGCGGCGCTGCTGTTGATTCCGGCCTGGCTGCCATTGCCGGGTGACAGCGCCCGCATCGTCAACAACCTCACCATCTTTGCCCAGTTCGTGTTCTGGGGCATCTGGTGGCCCTTCGTGCTGCTGTCCATGGTGCTGTTTGGCCGCCTGTGGTGCGGGGTGCTCTGCCCGGAAGGCGCGCTCAGTGAATGGGCGGCGAAGAAGGGCCTGGGCCGGCCGATTCCGCGCTGGATGCGCTGGGATGGCTGGCCTTTTGTCGCCTTTGCCCTCACCACGCTGTATGGCCAGCTGGTGAGCGTGTATCAGTATCCCAAGGCGGCGCTGCTGGTGCTGGGCGGCTCCACCGTGGCGGCCATCGCTATCGGCCTGGTGTATACCCGTGGCAAGCGCGCCTGGTGTCGCCATCTGTGCCCGGTCAACGGCGTGTTCTCGCTGTTGTCCAAGCTGGCTCCCATGCATTACAAGGTGGATGAACAGCGCTGGCAGGAGTCCGCCCGCCAGTCCGGCGTCATCCGCATTCAGGCAGTGGACTGCGCGCCGCTGCAGCCGCTGCGTCATATGCAGGGCGGCAGTGGCTGCCATATGTGCGGCCGCTGCAGTGGTCACCGCGATGCTATCAGCCTCAGCCTGCGTTCGCCGGCGGAAGAGGTGGTGAAGGTGGCGGCCAAGGAAGCCACGGTGTGGCAGACGCTGCTGATTGTTTACGGCCTGCTGGGTATTGCCATGGGCGGTTTCCACTGGACGGCCAGCCCCTGGTTTGTCGACATGAAGCAGGCGGCCGCCGAATGGCTGGTGGACCACGACATCATGTGGCCGCTGGATACCAATGCGCCGTGGTGGCTGCTCACCCATTACCCGGATCACAACGACGTGTTTTCCTGGCTGGATGGCATGGCCATCATCGCCTACATGCTGGGTACGGCGCTGGTGATCGGCAGCGGTCTGCTGCTGGCGCTGTCCTGTGCGGTGCGCCTGGCCGGCGCGTGGCGCAGCCAGCGCCTGCATCATCTGGCACAAAGCCTGATTCCGCTGGCCGGCATCGGCGTATTTCTGGGGCTGTCAGCACTGACGGTGACCCTGCTGAAGGCCGAGGGCATTGCCACCGGCTGGGCCAATGATTTGCGCTTGGGCCTGCTGCTGCTGGCCAATGTCTGGTCGTTGTGGCTGGCGGCGGGCATCGTGCGGCAATGGCAGGCCGGCTGGCGTACCTTGCCGGCGCTGGCTTGCCTGCTGGCAGGCATGGCGCTGGTGGATGCCGCCTGGGGCTTTATGTTCTGGTGGTGGTAA
- the arsC gene encoding arsenate reductase (glutaredoxin) (This arsenate reductase requires both glutathione and glutaredoxin to convert arsenate to arsenite, after which the efflux transporter formed by ArsA and ArsB can extrude the arsenite from the cell, providing resistance.): MIRLYHNPRCSKSREALALLQEAGAEVEVIEYLKHPPTAAELDHILTLLQLEPRDLLRTKEEEYETLCLDDITLERDSLIETMVDNPMLIERPIAVSEDKAVLGRPPEKVLALLQH, from the coding sequence ATGATCCGTCTATACCATAACCCGCGCTGTTCCAAATCGCGCGAAGCACTGGCCTTGCTGCAAGAAGCCGGTGCCGAGGTCGAGGTGATCGAATACCTGAAACACCCGCCCACCGCCGCCGAACTGGACCACATCCTGACCCTGCTGCAACTGGAGCCGCGTGATCTGCTGCGTACCAAGGAAGAGGAATATGAAACCCTCTGCCTGGACGACATCACGCTGGAGCGCGATTCGCTGATCGAAACCATGGTGGACAATCCCATGCTGATCGAGCGCCCGATTGCCGTCAGCGAGGACAAGGCCGTACTGGGCCGCCCGCCAGAGAAGGTACTGGCGCTGCTGCAACACTGA
- a CDS encoding acyl-CoA dehydrogenase family protein yields MHQDGHGGNNIPDSRNCNFFASDKDLGALLSLHLGADYYSGIKKQLFDLGGRVTAELDELALLADRNPPVLYPRNRRAEPVDHIEKHPAYIKLEEVAYSELGLASLSHDGKNNPPLLKYALTYLFVQAEFGLCCPVSMTDSLTRTLCKFGEPDLVARYLPFLSTRDFDQLYQGAMFITEQQAGSDVGQVATRAVCSQAADGSKQWQLYGDKWFCSNPDAELAMVLARPEGAPEGIHGLGLFLLPKHLPDGTRNAYRIVRLKPKMGTRSMASGEIVLEGATAYLIGQIGRGFQQMADMINMSRLSNGVRSAGLMRRALSEALHVASHRHAFGQRLIDMPLMQRQLLKMLLPTEQGRSMFMHTAQMLGRADAGDASAQGAVRLLTPLIKFRTCRDARRVTGDAMEVRGGLGYIEEWSDARIVRDAHLGSIWEGTSNIVALDILRAVKRAGALPPLLAHALALLDEAGLPAASDQLFRRVLRQAADNLLQVAERGDEQSIRQVGSQFYHVLTALFMAWESARLAPDYRRLAIAHLVLRHRVLPRDPMQLDADALAPALAAKLLEVQPCSLGEAMACLPAGAQP; encoded by the coding sequence ATGCATCAGGATGGACATGGTGGAAATAATATTCCCGATAGCAGAAATTGTAATTTCTTTGCATCGGATAAAGATCTAGGTGCCTTGCTGTCCTTGCATCTTGGTGCCGATTATTATTCCGGCATCAAAAAGCAGTTGTTTGATTTGGGTGGCAGGGTAACGGCGGAATTGGATGAGCTGGCATTGCTGGCTGATCGGAATCCCCCGGTGTTGTATCCACGGAATCGTCGTGCCGAGCCCGTGGATCATATTGAAAAGCACCCGGCCTATATCAAGCTGGAAGAGGTAGCTTATTCAGAATTGGGTTTGGCCTCGCTCAGCCATGATGGAAAAAATAACCCACCATTGCTGAAATATGCACTGACATATCTATTTGTACAGGCGGAATTTGGCCTGTGCTGCCCGGTCAGCATGACGGATTCACTCACCCGCACCTTGTGCAAGTTTGGCGAGCCAGACCTGGTGGCGCGCTATTTGCCTTTCCTCAGCACGCGGGATTTTGACCAGCTGTATCAGGGTGCCATGTTCATTACCGAGCAGCAGGCCGGTTCGGATGTCGGCCAGGTGGCCACCCGTGCGGTGTGCAGCCAGGCGGCTGACGGCAGTAAACAGTGGCAGCTATATGGCGACAAATGGTTCTGCTCCAATCCGGATGCCGAGCTGGCCATGGTGCTGGCACGCCCGGAAGGCGCTCCCGAGGGGATACACGGCTTGGGCCTGTTCCTGTTGCCCAAGCATTTGCCGGATGGCACGCGCAATGCCTACCGCATCGTGCGGCTGAAACCGAAAATGGGCACTCGCTCCATGGCCAGCGGCGAGATTGTGCTGGAAGGTGCCACGGCTTATCTGATTGGCCAGATTGGCCGTGGCTTCCAGCAAATGGCCGACATGATCAATATGTCGCGGCTGTCCAACGGGGTGAGGTCTGCCGGGCTGATGCGCCGAGCCTTGTCCGAAGCCTTGCATGTGGCCAGCCATCGCCATGCCTTTGGCCAGCGGCTGATCGATATGCCGCTGATGCAGCGCCAGTTGCTGAAGATGCTGCTGCCCACTGAGCAAGGCCGTTCCATGTTCATGCATACCGCGCAAATGCTGGGGCGGGCCGATGCCGGCGATGCCAGCGCGCAAGGCGCGGTACGGCTGTTGACGCCGCTGATCAAGTTCCGCACCTGCCGCGATGCGCGCCGGGTGACCGGGGATGCCATGGAAGTGCGTGGCGGGCTGGGTTACATCGAGGAATGGAGCGATGCCCGCATTGTGCGCGATGCCCACCTGGGCTCCATCTGGGAAGGCACCAGCAATATCGTGGCGCTGGACATCCTGCGCGCGGTCAAGCGCGCCGGGGCGCTGCCGCCCTTGCTGGCCCATGCGCTGGCCCTGCTGGACGAGGCGGGCCTGCCCGCCGCCAGTGATCAGTTGTTCCGCCGCGTATTACGTCAGGCGGCTGACAATCTGCTGCAGGTGGCCGAGCGCGGCGATGAGCAGTCCATCCGACAGGTGGGCAGCCAGTTCTATCATGTGCTGACCGCCCTGTTCATGGCCTGGGAAAGCGCCCGTCTGGCCCCGGATTACCGGCGGCTGGCCATTGCCCATCTGGTATTGCGCCACCGCGTGCTGCCGCGTGACCCGATGCAGCTGGATGCCGACGCACTGGCACCAGCGCTGGCGGCCAAATTGCTGGAAGTCCAGCCCTGCAGCCTGGGTGAAGCCATGGCCTGCCTGCCTGCCGGAGCTCAGCCATGA
- a CDS encoding MarR family transcriptional regulator has protein sequence MNKSFHHLEQAIDRIESRFPGVPRQEVILTRLYYHILPRLTCHLNEDMKEYGLNESLWMSLLAMYACPQQTLFPSDISDTLDSSRTNATRIVDELVRNGWATRIPCAEDRRKIRLELTDAGLALVEKLLPVSRASHRALWQDFDAEEMQLMEKMMRKLLAKLGG, from the coding sequence ATGAACAAATCATTCCATCATCTGGAACAGGCAATCGATCGCATCGAAAGCCGCTTCCCCGGCGTACCGCGCCAGGAAGTCATCCTCACCCGGCTGTACTACCACATCCTGCCGCGCCTGACCTGTCATCTGAATGAAGACATGAAGGAGTACGGCTTGAACGAGTCGTTGTGGATGTCGCTGCTGGCCATGTATGCCTGCCCGCAGCAAACCCTGTTTCCGTCAGACATCAGCGACACGCTGGACTCCTCGCGCACCAATGCCACACGGATTGTCGACGAACTGGTACGCAATGGCTGGGCCACGCGCATTCCCTGCGCCGAAGACCGACGCAAGATCCGCCTGGAGCTGACCGATGCCGGACTGGCGCTGGTGGAAAAACTGCTGCCGGTATCCCGTGCCAGTCACCGTGCGCTGTGGCAGGACTTTGATGCCGAGGAAATGCAGCTGATGGAAAAGATGATGCGCAAGCTGCTGGCAAAACTGGGCGGCTAG
- a CDS encoding multidrug effflux MFS transporter, with amino-acid sequence MSHSARSHFGLALLLAALSTLGPFSIDTFLPAMQAIGHTLSASPLQMQQALTVYLLCYAVMMLWHGSISDAIGRRPVVLVTTLLFSLASLGCALAPSLGWLLLFRGLQGLCGGAGLVVGRAIIRDKLDGAEAQRLMSQVTMLFSLSPAIAPVVGGWLFGAFGWHSIFVFMALVGLLLFVMSWFALDETHHAHLRTPLAWRSLLRNYLEVLGKRDFQLLAAAVSCNFAGFFLYIPSAPVFLLQHLHLRPDQFLWMFGPAVSGIMFGAYLSGKMAGRRSAREIVTLGYVLMFAAAGANLAYNLGVAEAAMPWAVLPLALYTTGMSLAAPSITLNLMDQFPALRGTVSSLQGFLQTMLGSIVAGVIAPLVWGSTLSLACCMAVFLVLGFCFRTAYRRRLARLPA; translated from the coding sequence ATGTCGCATTCTGCACGCAGCCACTTCGGTCTGGCCCTGTTGCTGGCGGCCCTGTCCACGCTGGGCCCCTTCTCGATCGATACCTTTCTGCCGGCCATGCAGGCCATTGGCCATACGCTGTCTGCCTCTCCCTTGCAGATGCAGCAGGCGCTGACGGTATACCTGTTGTGCTATGCGGTGATGATGTTGTGGCATGGTTCGATTTCTGATGCTATCGGTCGCCGACCGGTGGTGCTGGTCACTACTTTGCTGTTCAGCCTGGCCTCGCTGGGCTGTGCGCTGGCACCGTCGCTGGGCTGGCTGCTGTTGTTCCGTGGGCTACAGGGTTTGTGCGGCGGTGCCGGGCTGGTGGTGGGCCGGGCGATCATCCGCGACAAGCTGGACGGGGCGGAGGCACAGCGGCTGATGTCGCAGGTGACCATGTTGTTTTCGCTGTCGCCAGCGATTGCCCCGGTGGTGGGCGGCTGGCTGTTTGGTGCCTTTGGCTGGCATTCCATTTTTGTCTTCATGGCGCTGGTGGGCTTGCTGCTGTTTGTGATGAGCTGGTTTGCACTGGATGAAACCCATCATGCTCATCTGCGTACCCCCTTGGCCTGGCGCTCCTTGCTGCGCAATTATCTGGAGGTGCTGGGCAAGCGCGATTTCCAGCTGCTGGCAGCGGCGGTGTCCTGCAATTTTGCCGGCTTCTTTCTGTACATCCCGTCGGCACCGGTGTTCTTGCTGCAGCATCTGCATTTGCGGCCGGACCAGTTTCTGTGGATGTTTGGTCCGGCGGTGTCCGGCATCATGTTCGGGGCTTATCTGTCTGGCAAGATGGCCGGACGGCGCAGCGCGCGAGAGATTGTCACACTGGGTTACGTGCTGATGTTTGCCGCCGCGGGGGCAAACCTGGCCTACAACCTGGGGGTGGCGGAGGCTGCCATGCCGTGGGCGGTGCTGCCGCTGGCCTTGTACACCACCGGCATGTCGCTGGCCGCACCCTCCATTACTCTCAATCTGATGGACCAGTTTCCCGCGCTGCGCGGTACGGTGTCGTCCTTGCAGGGATTTTTGCAGACCATGCTGGGCAGTATTGTGGCCGGGGTGATTGCGCCACTGGTCTGGGGCAGTACGCTCAGCCTGGCCTGTTGCATGGCAGTGTTTCTAGTGCTGGGTTTTTGCTTTCGCACGGCCTATCGCCGGCGGCTGGCGCGTCTGCCTGCCTGA
- a CDS encoding iron transporter, whose protein sequence is MRSTISTVLLASAALTLSAVAAAKEYPIGKPAIKNGMEIGAVYLQPTKMEPEGMMRKAEESDVHLEADIHALKNNPNGFEEGAWMPYLMVKYELTKVGGKGSIKGDMMPMVANDGPHYGDNVKLQGPGKYKLKLTILPPSENPHAHFGRHVDKETGVGPWYKSFEVNYEFTYAGIGKKGGY, encoded by the coding sequence ATGCGCTCCACCATCAGCACCGTTTTGCTGGCTTCCGCCGCCTTGACCCTGAGCGCCGTTGCGGCGGCCAAGGAATATCCGATTGGCAAGCCGGCCATCAAGAATGGCATGGAAATTGGCGCGGTTTACCTGCAGCCGACCAAGATGGAGCCGGAAGGCATGATGCGCAAGGCGGAAGAGTCCGACGTGCATCTGGAAGCCGACATCCATGCGCTGAAGAACAACCCCAATGGTTTTGAAGAAGGTGCCTGGATGCCCTACCTGATGGTCAAGTACGAACTGACCAAGGTGGGTGGCAAGGGCAGCATCAAGGGCGACATGATGCCGATGGTGGCCAACGATGGCCCGCACTACGGCGATAACGTGAAGCTGCAAGGCCCGGGCAAGTACAAGCTGAAGCTGACCATTCTGCCGCCGTCGGAAAACCCGCACGCCCACTTTGGCCGCCATGTGGATAAGGAAACCGGCGTTGGCCCGTGGTACAAGTCCTTCGAAGTGAACTACGAGTTCACCTACGCCGGCATTGGCAAGAAGGGCGGCTACTAA
- a CDS encoding LysR family transcriptional regulator, which produces MELRQLRNFLAVAEELHFGRAAKRLHISQPALSFDIRKLEERIGVQLFLRNSKEVRLTQCGDALLIKCRSLLESADELQQMLRSYAQGKKGFIRLGFINSMLHLGLPQAVQRFAAQYPGVDIALKEMGTHEQIQAIEQRQIDLGCANGAHLPASIQAQTMLEEDFVCCLPLEHPLHAQQCIPLPSLQQQPFILFAPEVSPHFHHQILAQCAAAGFHPRILHQARTWKSIITMVGLGLGVALLPAGLQHIDTDRVCYRPVPDSRLKTQIMLLCRQEEQESCIQLLGKELLCSIRPAAR; this is translated from the coding sequence ATGGAACTCAGACAATTGCGCAATTTCCTTGCAGTTGCTGAAGAACTGCATTTTGGCCGGGCAGCAAAACGGCTGCATATTTCACAGCCGGCCTTGAGTTTTGACATTCGGAAACTGGAAGAACGGATAGGGGTACAATTATTCTTGCGCAACAGCAAGGAAGTGCGGCTGACCCAATGCGGTGATGCCTTGCTGATCAAATGCAGAAGCCTGCTGGAAAGTGCGGATGAATTGCAGCAGATGCTACGCAGCTATGCACAAGGAAAAAAAGGCTTTATTCGCCTGGGATTCATCAACTCGATGTTGCATCTGGGCTTGCCGCAGGCGGTACAACGCTTTGCCGCACAATATCCTGGGGTGGACATTGCGCTCAAGGAAATGGGTACCCATGAACAGATTCAAGCCATTGAACAACGGCAGATTGATCTTGGCTGCGCCAATGGTGCCCATTTACCCGCATCCATCCAGGCTCAGACCATGCTGGAAGAAGACTTTGTCTGCTGCCTGCCGCTTGAGCACCCCTTGCATGCACAACAATGCATCCCGCTGCCCTCACTGCAACAGCAACCTTTCATCCTGTTTGCGCCGGAAGTCTCTCCACACTTTCACCACCAGATTCTGGCCCAATGCGCCGCGGCGGGGTTTCATCCGCGCATCCTGCATCAGGCACGTACCTGGAAGTCCATCATCACCATGGTGGGGCTAGGATTGGGTGTGGCTCTGCTACCGGCAGGCTTGCAGCACATTGATACCGACCGGGTCTGTTATCGGCCCGTGCCAGACTCCAGGCTGAAAACGCAGATCATGCTGTTATGTCGTCAGGAAGAGCAGGAAAGCTGCATACAGCTGCTTGGGAAAGAACTGTTGTGCAGCATCCGCCCTGCCGCACGCTGA
- the ybaK gene encoding Cys-tRNA(Pro) deacylase: MSKEKAPVTQAIRVLREHKVEYSEHLYKYEDKGGTTVSARELGVDEHCVVKTLIMEDEQKHPLIVLMHGDREVGTGMLAKQIGAKKINPCDPKTADKHSGYQVGGTSPFGTRHPMPVYMESSIAELARIYINGGKRGFLIGIDPQEVIRVLQPVLVQAAA; the protein is encoded by the coding sequence ATGTCCAAGGAAAAAGCGCCGGTTACCCAGGCCATTCGCGTGCTGCGCGAACACAAAGTGGAGTACAGCGAGCATCTGTACAAATACGAGGACAAGGGCGGCACCACCGTGTCGGCACGCGAACTGGGCGTGGACGAGCACTGCGTGGTGAAAACCCTGATCATGGAAGATGAGCAGAAGCACCCGCTGATTGTGCTGATGCATGGTGACCGCGAAGTGGGCACCGGCATGCTGGCCAAGCAGATCGGCGCAAAGAAGATCAATCCTTGCGACCCGAAAACCGCCGACAAGCACAGTGGCTATCAGGTGGGCGGCACCAGCCCGTTTGGCACTCGCCACCCGATGCCGGTGTATATGGAAAGCAGCATTGCCGAGCTGGCGCGCATTTATATCAATGGCGGCAAGCGCGGTTTTCTGATCGGCATCGACCCGCAGGAAGTCATCCGCGTGTTGCAGCCGGTACTGGTACAGGCGGCGGCATGA